One window from the genome of Kryptolebias marmoratus isolate JLee-2015 linkage group LG1, ASM164957v2, whole genome shotgun sequence encodes:
- the tcima gene encoding transcriptional and immune response regulator a, whose protein sequence is MSSYVSSESRRVSPCVHGNKFDTANRKQAAANIFENVNQAALMRLFQKTGDMKAEERVRSIFSYTHDPEGRARALMALKQRKKDKFLQIAGMVRQLLQLR, encoded by the coding sequence ATGTCTTCCTACGTGTCCTCCGAGTCCCGCCGGGTCAGCCCGTGTGTCCACGGCAACAAGTTCGACACGGCCAACCGCAAGCAGGCGGCGGCCAACATCTTCGAGAACGTGAACCAGGCGGCGCTGATGAGACTCTTCCAGAAAACGGGCGACATGAAGGCGGAGGAGAGAGTGCGGAGCATCTTCTCCTACACGCACGACCCGGAGGGGAGGGCGCGCGCCCTGATGGCACTGAAGCAGCGGAAGAAGGACAAGTTCCTCCAGATCGCGGGCATGGTGCGGCAGCTGCTCCAGCTGCGCTGA